In one window of Longimicrobium sp. DNA:
- a CDS encoding prolyl oligopeptidase family serine peptidase, translating to MKRRASLFLTALWLGAVPAVAQEGRRAITVADFDQWRSVHGATLSRDGRWAVYTLVPQVGDGEVVVRSTAGGAEHRHTRGYVGRPQTRAGATGPDAGYQPSRAQFSADGRFAVFSIEAPRAEWDRARRERRKPADMPRSSLGIMSLADGRVTVVPRVRSFRMAEENGRWLAYLLETDSTAARTARDTAAAVAAAAPGQAPAAAATPGGTPRPVSTDTARGARKKDYGSTLVVRDLQTGNETRIEEVMAFAFDRGGRWLGYTVSARAGERDGAYVRALAEGRTHTLLAGAGGYRGLTFSDDGRQAAFTTDRDSRDRDKPLSALYHATLGGGEPRVRRVVDADQVGTGRMVADRGRIRFTEDGGAVVFGVIPVTPDSIPADSLADKAVFDLWNYRDPRLQPQQRVEAARDRDSAWTAIVRPGERPVVIGSDTLRGVQLSDDGRVAIASDEMRYGVQAMWGEGGADVYATDTRTGVRRPVATRIPFDPQLSPGGRFVLFFDRDRRWHSFDVATGRTADLTGRLGVRFDQETWDTPSDPAPWGVAGWTQGDRSVLVYDRYDVWELDPAGRRPARVVTDSAGRRGKMVFRWVDLDPEERSIDPRQPLLLRVFNDDTKASGYFRDRLGSNAAPVRLVMEDRQLGTPSKAREADVYLWTRQTVREFPDVWVSGATFADARRMSEANPQQSRYRWPSVELVSWRSEDGADLQGLLYKPEGFDPSKKYPMVVYFYESLSDNLHQYRMDVPRNTIQPTLYASNDYLVFMPDIHYTTGYPGQSAMRSIVPGVRSLIGRGFVDSAKVAIQGQSWGGYQVAYMITRTPMFRAAMAGAPVANMTSAYGGIRWQSGLARAFQYERGQSRIGATPWQNRDLYIENSPLFAADRIQTPLMIMHNDNDGAVPWYQGIEMFVALRRLGKEVYLINYNGDEHNPTKRANQVDLAIRMMQFFDHHLKGRPQPDWMRQGVPFLNKGRDQVLPTAEVPQPGTQPAATGATSTTQP from the coding sequence ATGAAACGCAGAGCTTCGCTTTTTCTGACCGCGCTCTGGCTGGGCGCCGTTCCCGCCGTGGCCCAGGAGGGCCGCCGCGCGATCACGGTGGCCGACTTCGACCAGTGGCGGTCGGTGCACGGCGCCACCCTTTCGCGCGATGGGCGCTGGGCGGTGTACACCCTGGTGCCGCAGGTGGGCGACGGCGAGGTGGTGGTGCGCTCCACCGCCGGCGGGGCCGAGCATCGCCACACGCGCGGCTACGTGGGTCGCCCGCAGACCCGCGCCGGCGCCACCGGCCCAGACGCCGGCTACCAGCCCTCCCGCGCGCAGTTCTCGGCCGACGGGCGCTTCGCCGTCTTCTCGATCGAAGCCCCGCGCGCCGAGTGGGACCGCGCCCGCCGCGAGCGACGCAAGCCCGCGGACATGCCCCGGTCGTCGCTGGGGATCATGAGCCTCGCAGACGGGCGCGTGACCGTGGTGCCGCGCGTGCGGTCGTTCCGCATGGCGGAGGAGAACGGGCGCTGGCTGGCGTACCTGCTGGAGACGGACAGCACCGCGGCCCGCACTGCCCGCGACACGGCGGCGGCAGTCGCGGCGGCGGCTCCAGGGCAGGCGCCGGCGGCGGCGGCGACGCCCGGCGGCACCCCGCGCCCCGTGAGCACGGACACCGCGCGCGGCGCCAGGAAAAAGGATTATGGCTCCACCCTCGTCGTGCGCGACCTGCAGACGGGAAACGAGACGCGCATCGAGGAGGTGATGGCGTTCGCTTTCGACCGCGGCGGGCGCTGGCTGGGCTACACCGTCTCCGCGCGCGCGGGCGAGCGTGACGGCGCCTACGTGCGCGCGCTGGCGGAGGGGCGCACGCACACGCTGCTGGCCGGCGCGGGCGGCTACCGCGGCCTCACCTTCAGCGACGACGGGCGCCAGGCGGCCTTCACCACCGACCGCGACTCGCGCGACCGCGACAAGCCGCTCTCCGCCCTCTACCACGCCACCCTCGGCGGAGGCGAGCCGCGCGTGCGCCGCGTGGTGGACGCGGACCAGGTGGGCACCGGGCGCATGGTGGCCGACCGGGGCCGCATCCGCTTCACCGAGGATGGAGGGGCGGTGGTGTTCGGCGTCATCCCCGTAACCCCCGACTCCATCCCGGCCGACTCGCTGGCGGACAAGGCCGTCTTCGACCTGTGGAACTACCGCGATCCGCGCCTCCAGCCGCAGCAGCGCGTGGAAGCCGCGCGCGACCGCGACAGCGCGTGGACGGCCATCGTCCGCCCCGGCGAGCGGCCGGTCGTCATCGGCAGCGACACCCTGCGCGGCGTGCAGCTCTCCGACGACGGGCGCGTCGCCATCGCGAGCGATGAGATGCGCTATGGCGTGCAGGCGATGTGGGGCGAGGGCGGCGCGGACGTGTACGCCACCGACACCCGCACCGGCGTGCGCCGCCCCGTGGCCACGCGCATCCCCTTCGACCCGCAGCTCTCCCCCGGCGGCCGCTTCGTCCTCTTCTTCGACCGCGACCGCCGCTGGCACTCCTTCGACGTCGCCACCGGGCGCACCGCGGACCTCACGGGGCGGCTGGGCGTGCGCTTCGACCAGGAAACGTGGGACACCCCCTCCGATCCCGCGCCCTGGGGCGTCGCCGGGTGGACGCAGGGCGACCGCTCGGTGCTCGTCTACGACCGCTACGACGTGTGGGAGCTGGACCCCGCCGGCCGCCGCCCCGCCCGCGTGGTGACGGACTCCGCAGGGCGCCGCGGCAAGATGGTCTTCCGCTGGGTGGACCTGGACCCCGAGGAGCGCTCCATCGACCCGCGCCAGCCGCTGCTGCTGCGCGTCTTCAACGATGACACCAAGGCCAGCGGCTACTTCCGCGACCGGCTGGGCTCTAACGCCGCGCCCGTGCGGCTGGTGATGGAGGACCGGCAGCTCGGCACCCCCAGCAAGGCCCGTGAAGCCGACGTGTACCTGTGGACCAGGCAGACCGTCCGCGAGTTTCCGGACGTGTGGGTGAGCGGCGCCACCTTTGCCGACGCGCGGCGGATGAGCGAGGCCAACCCGCAGCAGTCGCGCTACCGCTGGCCCAGCGTGGAGCTTGTGAGCTGGCGCTCCGAGGACGGCGCCGACCTCCAGGGGCTCCTCTACAAGCCGGAAGGGTTCGATCCGTCGAAGAAGTACCCGATGGTGGTCTACTTCTACGAGTCGCTATCGGACAACCTGCACCAGTACCGGATGGACGTGCCGCGCAACACCATCCAGCCCACGCTGTACGCGTCGAACGACTACCTGGTGTTCATGCCGGACATCCACTACACCACCGGCTACCCGGGCCAGAGCGCCATGCGCTCCATCGTCCCCGGCGTGCGCTCGCTCATCGGGCGCGGCTTCGTGGATTCGGCCAAGGTGGCGATCCAGGGGCAGTCGTGGGGCGGCTACCAGGTGGCGTACATGATCACCCGCACCCCCATGTTCCGCGCGGCGATGGCGGGGGCGCCGGTGGCCAACATGACGAGCGCGTACGGCGGCATCCGCTGGCAGAGCGGCCTGGCGCGCGCCTTCCAGTACGAGCGCGGGCAGAGCCGCATCGGCGCCACGCCGTGGCAGAACCGGGATCTGTACATCGAGAACTCCCCGCTCTTTGCCGCGGACCGCATCCAGACGCCGCTGATGATCATGCACAACGACAACGACGGCGCGGTGCCCTGGTACCAGGGGATCGAGATGTTCGTCGCCCTGCGGCGGCTGGGGAAGGAGGTGTACCTGATCAACTACAACGGCGACGAGCACAACCCCACCAAGCGCGCCAACCAGGTGGACCTCGCGATCCGGATGATGCAGTTCTTCGATCACCACCTCAAGGGCCGCCCGCAGCCGGACTGGATGCGCCAGGGCGTCCCCTTCCTGAACAAGGGGCGTGACCAGGTGCTCCCGACCGCCGAGGTGCCGCAGCCCGGCACTCAGCCTGCCGCCACGGGCGCGACGAGTACGACACAGCCCTGA
- a CDS encoding histidine phosphatase family protein, with the protein MQLLIIRHAIAEDRDHWALSGHPDAERPLTGEGKRRMKRGAAGLRALVPRIDALATSPLVRAHDTAVIVAREYGGMAMEIVTELSPERGADDLLPWLRGHGPDAVVAIVGHEPGLGCLLGWLLTGRHQSFVELKKGAACLLEFDDPPAAGNATLLWSLTPGQLRKLERAR; encoded by the coding sequence ATGCAACTCCTCATCATCCGCCACGCCATCGCCGAAGACCGCGACCATTGGGCCCTTTCCGGACACCCCGACGCCGAGCGCCCGCTGACCGGGGAGGGGAAGCGGAGGATGAAGCGCGGCGCCGCCGGACTGCGGGCGCTGGTCCCCCGCATCGACGCGCTGGCCACCTCGCCGCTGGTGCGGGCGCACGACACCGCCGTCATCGTCGCGCGGGAGTACGGCGGGATGGCGATGGAGATCGTGACCGAGCTGTCACCCGAGCGCGGGGCGGACGACCTCCTCCCCTGGCTGCGCGGGCACGGGCCGGACGCCGTGGTGGCGATCGTGGGGCACGAGCCGGGGCTCGGCTGCCTGCTGGGGTGGCTGCTGACGGGGCGCCACCAGAGCTTCGTGGAGCTGAAGAAGGGGGCCGCCTGCCTCCTGGAGTTCGACGACCCGCCCGCCGCGGGGAACGCGACGCTGCTCTGGTCGCTGACGCCGGGGCAGCTCCGCAAGCTGGAGCGGGCACGGTGA
- a CDS encoding CHAD domain-containing protein, which produces MTERSTLLDLPAEMAVRWIALGLLEEAAAAHARLADPAETGALHDFRVALRRLRSTLRAYRDLPGDVVRGRDRRTLRDLARATGDARDAQVQNEWLTTRLKKARGAERVGLRDALERSRQRAEAAGEQLRNAAAAFPAEHERLARRLRRFCTELTPGESPSETPFRAELAARLRTEADALALELEGVLDESRQDDAHRSRIAAKRIRYLLEPVRDLVPGAREMIKELKGLQALLGEMHDAHILLCEVSAAVEEAEGEEEAGSRALQRRLAEERAEHFSALRERWLHGAAADLPGRVRALADELEGTGPPREIERKYLLRKMPALDGLDAELRQIEQGYLPGDRLAERVRRVKTPDATQWLRTVKLGAGVSRIEVEEETTERIFRALWRLTKGRRVRKRRYAVKDGELVWEIDHFRDRRLVLAEVELPAEDTPVEVPDWLRAVLVREVTGDPAYVNLNLAR; this is translated from the coding sequence GTGACCGAACGCTCCACGCTGCTCGACCTCCCGGCGGAGATGGCGGTCCGCTGGATCGCGCTGGGCCTGCTGGAGGAGGCGGCCGCCGCCCACGCCCGCCTCGCCGACCCGGCGGAGACGGGGGCGCTCCACGACTTCCGCGTGGCGCTGCGCAGGCTGCGGAGCACCCTGCGCGCCTACCGCGACCTGCCGGGCGACGTAGTGCGGGGCAGGGACCGCCGCACCCTGCGCGACCTGGCCCGCGCCACCGGCGACGCGCGCGACGCGCAGGTGCAGAACGAATGGCTCACCACGCGGCTCAAGAAGGCGCGCGGCGCGGAAAGGGTGGGGCTGCGCGACGCGCTGGAGCGCTCGCGCCAGCGGGCGGAGGCCGCGGGGGAGCAGCTGCGGAACGCCGCTGCCGCCTTCCCGGCGGAGCACGAGCGGCTTGCGCGCCGCCTCCGCCGCTTCTGCACCGAGCTCACGCCGGGCGAGTCGCCCAGCGAGACCCCGTTCCGCGCCGAACTCGCCGCGCGGCTCCGCACCGAGGCCGACGCGCTGGCGCTGGAGCTGGAGGGGGTGCTGGACGAGTCGCGGCAGGACGATGCGCACCGCTCGCGCATCGCCGCCAAGCGCATCCGCTACCTGCTGGAGCCGGTGCGCGACCTGGTGCCCGGCGCGCGCGAGATGATCAAGGAGCTCAAGGGGCTCCAGGCACTCCTGGGCGAGATGCACGACGCCCACATCCTGCTGTGCGAGGTGTCGGCGGCCGTGGAGGAGGCGGAGGGCGAGGAGGAGGCGGGGTCGCGCGCCCTGCAGCGCCGGCTCGCGGAGGAGCGGGCGGAGCACTTCTCGGCGCTGCGCGAGCGCTGGCTGCACGGCGCGGCGGCGGACCTCCCCGGCCGGGTGCGCGCGCTGGCGGACGAGCTGGAGGGCACGGGACCCCCGCGCGAGATCGAGCGCAAGTACCTCCTCCGCAAGATGCCCGCGCTGGACGGGCTGGACGCGGAGCTGCGCCAGATAGAGCAGGGGTACCTACCCGGCGACCGGCTGGCGGAGCGGGTGCGGCGCGTGAAGACGCCCGATGCCACTCAATGGCTCCGCACGGTGAAGCTGGGCGCCGGCGTGTCGCGCATCGAGGTGGAGGAGGAGACCACGGAGCGCATCTTCCGCGCGCTCTGGCGGCTCACGAAGGGGCGGCGCGTGCGCAAGCGGCGCTACGCGGTAAAGGATGGGGAGCTGGTGTGGGAGATCGACCACTTCCGCGACCGGCGGCTGGTGCTGGCCGAGGTGGAGCTTCCCGCCGAGGACACCCCGGTGGAGGTGCCGGACTGGCTGCGCGCCGTGCTGGTGCGCGAGGTGACCGGCGACCCGGCGTACGTCAACCTTAATCTGGCCCGGTAG
- a CDS encoding insulinase family protein → MRKHSFLAAAFALALLGGCVPFGRPQNPFAPNARLPSDTLVRTGKLSNGLTYYVRRNAEPRARAELRLAVDAGSVLETETERGYAHFVEHMAFNGTRRFHGHTIIEFLEKSGMRFGPDINAYTSFDETVYMMTLPTDSARFLETGLDILEDWATGIAFDTAEVRQERGVIVEEWRLGRGAGQRLQDRHLGTLFGRSRYGRRLPIGTPESIRGATATGLRAFHRKWYRPELMAVVAVGDFDAARMESMIRLRFGAIPPSDTTLPRRLTYPVAPSAGTRYSVATDREATSSTVTVVHTAPARVRRLVREYREAIVDMLYNGVLNDRLNEATQRPGAPFLDVSSVSGSLVRPLDAYFLTARAPEGGTERALAGLLAEAERAARFGFTPGELAREKAELLRSWEQIHLEREKTTSGQYAGQYVGHFLYGGPLLDVDTEYRLQRALIPGIRPGEVSARARTWLAPTNRAVLVSAPERSGVLRPDSARLAAIADSVTTSRLTPYTEALSNAPLLPRAPVAGRVVSERMHEEVGVTEWTLSNGVRVLLKPTDFREDEITLAGRSPGGTSLLPDEDYLYGATASAAAQVGGVGSFTVVDLGKRLAGKTASVGMEVSEFSESVSGYAAPRDLETMLQLVYLYFTAPRRDSVAWEAYRERAREAFRDRSASPEAAFADTLRSALTQGHPRARPLTAAAVDSLELDRALGVYRDRFADAGDFTFYLVGALNPDSIRPLVERYLGGLPSAGRREAALDRGVRTPEGVVRKSVRRGVEPQARTQVVFSGPAEWERRNVALLRTLADALEIRLRDRLREELGGTYGVGVAASARREPRPEFRFVVDFSAAPDRLDELSSALFAELEEVKRNGVTEADLAKVREQHRRDREVQMRENDFWMSQMVQYDAGGWDLAGIAAPPLSQTFTPTDVRDAARRFLDTGRYVQVSLFPER, encoded by the coding sequence ATGAGGAAGCACTCCTTTCTCGCAGCGGCCTTCGCCCTCGCCCTCCTGGGCGGGTGCGTCCCCTTCGGCCGCCCGCAGAACCCCTTCGCGCCCAACGCGCGCCTCCCCAGCGACACGCTGGTGAGGACGGGAAAGCTGTCGAACGGCCTCACCTACTACGTGCGCCGCAACGCGGAGCCGCGGGCGCGCGCCGAGCTGCGCCTGGCCGTGGATGCCGGCTCGGTGCTGGAGACCGAGACGGAGCGCGGCTACGCGCACTTCGTGGAGCACATGGCGTTCAACGGCACGCGCCGCTTCCACGGGCACACCATCATCGAGTTCCTGGAGAAGTCCGGGATGCGCTTCGGGCCGGACATCAACGCGTACACCTCGTTCGACGAGACGGTGTACATGATGACCCTTCCCACCGACAGCGCGCGCTTCCTGGAGACGGGGCTCGACATCCTGGAAGACTGGGCGACGGGGATCGCCTTCGACACGGCGGAGGTGCGGCAGGAGCGCGGGGTGATCGTGGAGGAGTGGAGGCTTGGGCGCGGGGCGGGGCAGCGGCTGCAGGACCGGCACCTGGGCACCCTCTTCGGCCGCTCGCGCTACGGGCGGCGCCTCCCCATCGGCACCCCCGAGAGCATCCGCGGGGCGACGGCCACGGGGCTGCGCGCATTCCATCGCAAGTGGTACCGCCCCGAGCTGATGGCCGTGGTGGCCGTCGGCGACTTCGACGCGGCGCGGATGGAGTCGATGATCCGCCTCCGCTTCGGCGCGATCCCCCCCAGCGACACGACGCTGCCGCGCCGCCTCACCTACCCCGTGGCCCCCTCCGCCGGCACGCGCTACTCCGTCGCCACGGACAGGGAAGCGACCTCGTCCACCGTGACGGTGGTGCACACGGCACCCGCGCGCGTGCGGCGGCTGGTGCGCGAGTACCGCGAGGCCATCGTGGACATGCTGTACAACGGCGTCCTCAACGACCGCCTCAACGAGGCCACCCAGCGGCCGGGCGCTCCCTTTCTGGACGTCTCCTCCGTGAGCGGCTCGCTGGTGCGCCCCCTGGACGCCTACTTCCTCACCGCCCGCGCCCCCGAGGGCGGAACGGAGCGGGCGCTGGCGGGGCTGCTGGCCGAGGCGGAGCGTGCCGCGCGCTTCGGCTTCACCCCCGGCGAGCTGGCGCGCGAGAAGGCCGAGCTCCTGCGCTCGTGGGAGCAGATCCACCTGGAGCGGGAGAAGACGACCTCCGGGCAGTACGCGGGGCAGTACGTGGGGCACTTCCTGTACGGCGGCCCCCTGCTGGACGTGGACACGGAGTACCGCCTGCAGCGCGCCCTCATCCCCGGCATCCGTCCCGGCGAGGTGAGCGCGCGGGCCCGCACCTGGCTGGCCCCCACCAACCGCGCCGTGCTGGTGAGTGCCCCCGAGCGCAGCGGCGTCCTGCGGCCAGACAGCGCGCGCCTGGCCGCCATCGCGGACTCGGTGACGACCTCGCGCCTCACGCCGTACACCGAGGCTCTCTCCAACGCCCCGCTCCTCCCCAGGGCTCCGGTCGCCGGCCGCGTGGTCAGCGAGCGGATGCACGAGGAGGTGGGGGTGACGGAGTGGACGCTCTCCAACGGCGTGCGCGTCCTGCTGAAGCCCACCGACTTCCGCGAGGACGAGATCACGCTGGCGGGCCGCAGCCCCGGCGGCACCTCGCTGCTGCCGGACGAGGACTACCTGTACGGCGCCACGGCATCGGCGGCGGCGCAGGTGGGCGGCGTGGGGAGCTTCACGGTGGTGGACCTGGGGAAGCGCCTCGCGGGGAAGACGGCGAGCGTGGGGATGGAGGTGAGCGAGTTCAGCGAGTCGGTCTCCGGCTACGCCGCCCCGCGCGACCTCGAGACGATGCTCCAGCTCGTCTACCTGTACTTCACCGCCCCCCGGCGCGACTCGGTGGCGTGGGAAGCGTACCGGGAGCGTGCGCGCGAGGCCTTCCGCGACCGCTCCGCGAGCCCGGAGGCGGCCTTCGCGGACACGCTGCGCTCCGCCCTCACGCAAGGGCACCCGCGCGCGCGCCCGCTCACCGCCGCCGCCGTGGACTCGCTGGAGCTGGACCGCGCCCTCGGCGTGTACCGCGACCGCTTTGCCGACGCGGGGGACTTCACCTTCTACCTGGTGGGCGCGCTGAACCCGGATTCGATCCGCCCGCTGGTGGAGCGCTACCTGGGCGGCCTCCCCTCCGCCGGCCGGCGCGAGGCGGCGCTCGACCGGGGGGTACGCACCCCGGAGGGTGTGGTGCGCAAGTCGGTGCGGCGCGGGGTGGAGCCGCAGGCGCGCACGCAGGTGGTGTTCAGCGGGCCGGCGGAGTGGGAGCGGCGCAACGTGGCCCTCCTGCGCACCCTGGCCGACGCGCTGGAGATCCGCCTGCGCGACCGCCTGCGCGAGGAGCTGGGGGGGACGTACGGGGTGGGCGTGGCGGCATCGGCCCGGCGCGAGCCGCGCCCGGAGTTCCGCTTCGTGGTGGACTTCAGCGCCGCCCCCGACCGGCTGGACGAGCTTTCCAGCGCCCTCTTCGCCGAGCTGGAAGAGGTGAAGCGCAACGGCGTCACCGAGGCGGACCTCGCCAAGGTCCGCGAGCAGCACCGCCGCGACCGCGAGGTGCAGATGCGCGAGAACGACTTCTGGATGTCGCAGATGGTGCAGTACGACGCCGGCGGCTGGGACCTTGCCGGCATCGCCGCCCCCCCGCTCTCCCAGACCTTCACCCCCACCGACGTACGCGACGCCGCGCGCAGGTTCCTGGACACGGGGAGGTACGTGCAGGTGTCGCTGTTCCCGGAGCGGTGA
- a CDS encoding PQQ-binding-like beta-propeller repeat protein has product MKVGERGLLALCMAGMVLAGGCRAAGDPGDGEPVRLRTLWYQAQNGHPRVQPVADAERVYTGTGNGQVIARDLATGAPRWAATVGRGGVEGANLLVRSGVVVAPVLYHTTGVDAATGRELWRYQAPLDTVGGGPPNPGTVIKVRIAADDEAAYIAAWGPSVAAVELATGRVRWQWQPEPGTPFRFGAEGVALDAGEVFLVSYHGLDAKGGRCEMWVVALEARTGRQLWVTKIPAVGGISCTAGRPAVTTDRVVAMLITGEMYGLDRRTGQVVWSTARDSAAYLSVLASPVAHDGVIYAGAANDHVKAVRARDGAPVWSTPVRAQFTSDLLVTERHVYGVDGPFLFVFDRRGGKLLAQVRQPKEPELGGLFPGTPTYADGRVFAPVNGGVWAFEEP; this is encoded by the coding sequence ATGAAGGTTGGCGAACGCGGCCTGCTGGCGCTGTGCATGGCGGGGATGGTGCTCGCGGGCGGGTGCCGGGCAGCCGGCGACCCCGGCGACGGGGAGCCGGTGCGCCTGCGCACGCTCTGGTACCAGGCGCAGAACGGCCACCCGCGGGTGCAGCCCGTGGCGGACGCCGAGCGCGTGTACACCGGCACCGGCAACGGGCAGGTGATCGCCCGCGACCTGGCTACCGGCGCCCCCCGCTGGGCGGCGACGGTGGGGCGCGGCGGCGTGGAGGGCGCGAACCTCCTGGTGCGCTCGGGTGTCGTGGTGGCGCCGGTGCTCTACCACACCACCGGGGTGGACGCAGCCACCGGGCGCGAGCTGTGGCGCTACCAGGCGCCGCTGGACACGGTGGGCGGCGGCCCGCCCAACCCCGGCACCGTGATCAAGGTGCGGATCGCGGCGGACGACGAGGCGGCGTACATCGCGGCGTGGGGCCCCAGCGTGGCCGCGGTGGAGCTGGCCACCGGCCGGGTGCGCTGGCAGTGGCAGCCGGAGCCGGGCACCCCGTTCCGCTTCGGCGCCGAGGGGGTCGCGCTGGACGCCGGGGAGGTCTTCCTGGTGTCGTACCACGGGCTGGACGCAAAGGGCGGGCGCTGCGAGATGTGGGTGGTGGCGCTGGAGGCCCGCACCGGCCGCCAGCTCTGGGTGACGAAGATCCCCGCGGTCGGGGGGATCTCGTGCACGGCCGGGCGGCCCGCCGTCACCACGGACCGGGTGGTGGCGATGCTCATCACCGGGGAGATGTACGGGCTGGACCGCAGAACGGGGCAGGTAGTGTGGAGCACGGCCCGCGACAGCGCGGCGTACCTCTCGGTGCTCGCCAGCCCGGTTGCGCACGACGGCGTGATCTATGCCGGCGCCGCGAACGACCACGTGAAGGCCGTGCGCGCCCGCGACGGCGCGCCAGTCTGGAGCACCCCGGTCCGCGCGCAGTTCACGAGCGACCTGCTGGTGACGGAGCGGCACGTCTACGGGGTGGATGGCCCCTTCCTCTTCGTGTTCGATCGCCGCGGCGGCAAGCTGCTCGCCCAGGTGCGGCAGCCAAAGGAGCCGGAGCTGGGCGGTCTCTTCCCCGGCACTCCCACGTACGCGGACGGCCGCGTCTTCGCCCCGGTGAACGGCGGCGTGTGGGCGTTCGAAGAACCCTGA
- a CDS encoding PP2C family serine/threonine-protein phosphatase, with the protein MTVRWESAGLTDVGRVRKGNEDSFFVDEARGVFLVADGMGGHAAGEIASALAARTVGGTLVRGVDEELEPDLLAEAMKRSLYAAHEAILAHTMADPATEGMGTTLTAFVVCPDGTYRMGHVGDSRMYLFRGGELTQLSHDHTWVQREVDEGRLTEQGARRHRLSHILTRALGADSADSPDIQSGKLLPGDLVLLCSDGLTGMLNDRMLARVLEEDAPLPELAAQLIAEANARGGRDNITAVLVRVLPEG; encoded by the coding sequence GTGACGGTGCGCTGGGAGTCGGCCGGGCTCACCGACGTGGGCCGCGTCCGCAAGGGGAACGAGGACTCCTTCTTCGTGGACGAGGCGCGGGGCGTCTTCCTGGTGGCGGACGGGATGGGGGGCCACGCCGCGGGGGAGATCGCGAGCGCGCTGGCCGCCCGCACCGTGGGCGGCACCCTGGTGCGCGGGGTGGACGAGGAGCTGGAGCCCGACCTGCTGGCGGAGGCGATGAAGCGCTCGCTGTACGCCGCGCATGAAGCGATCCTTGCCCACACCATGGCCGACCCCGCCACCGAAGGGATGGGGACGACGCTCACCGCGTTCGTGGTGTGCCCAGACGGCACGTACCGAATGGGCCACGTGGGCGACAGCCGGATGTACCTGTTCCGCGGCGGAGAGCTGACTCAGCTTTCCCACGACCACACCTGGGTGCAGCGCGAGGTGGACGAGGGGCGCCTGACGGAGCAGGGTGCGCGCCGCCACCGCCTGTCGCACATCCTGACCCGCGCGCTGGGCGCCGACTCCGCGGACAGCCCGGACATCCAGTCGGGCAAGCTCCTGCCGGGCGACCTGGTGCTGCTGTGCAGCGACGGCCTCACCGGGATGCTGAACGACCGGATGCTCGCCCGCGTCCTGGAGGAGGACGCCCCCCTCCCCGAGCTCGCCGCGCAGCTGATCGCCGAGGCCAACGCCCGCGGCGGGCGCGACAACATCACCGCCGTGCTGGTGAGGGTCCTGCCCGAAGGCTGA
- a CDS encoding FHA domain-containing protein codes for MANLPEPGRTGPLAALALIAGPRYGEELPIPKPVVVVGRAAASDLVIDDDSVSAQHARLEWDMGAWRITDLGSTNGTAVEGTKLAPNIPTPLPYGATVRVGGVKLQFREVAQADPERARADYVPPQKPATLREERPGFRFPLWLAILLVVLLAVIGYVVFQTLAAPRVGVGIGPGHPLLALATRAAAP; via the coding sequence ATGGCCAACCTCCCCGAGCCGGGGCGCACGGGGCCGCTGGCGGCTCTGGCGCTGATCGCCGGCCCGCGCTACGGCGAAGAGCTCCCCATCCCCAAGCCCGTGGTGGTGGTGGGACGCGCCGCCGCCAGCGACCTGGTGATCGACGACGACTCCGTCTCCGCCCAGCACGCCCGCCTGGAGTGGGACATGGGCGCGTGGCGCATCACGGACCTGGGCTCCACCAACGGCACCGCGGTGGAGGGGACGAAGCTGGCCCCCAACATCCCCACCCCGCTCCCCTACGGCGCCACGGTGCGGGTGGGCGGCGTGAAGCTCCAGTTCCGCGAGGTGGCGCAGGCCGATCCGGAGCGTGCGCGCGCCGACTACGTCCCGCCGCAGAAGCCGGCGACGCTGCGCGAGGAGCGGCCCGGCTTCCGCTTCCCGTTGTGGCTGGCGATCCTGCTGGTGGTGCTGCTGGCGGTGATCGGCTACGTCGTCTTCCAGACCCTGGCGGCGCCGCGGGTGGGCGTGGGGATCGGGCCCGGCCATCCGCTGCTGGCGCTGGCGACCCGGGCCGCGGCGCCGTGA